Proteins encoded by one window of Streptomyces clavuligerus:
- a CDS encoding SDR family NAD(P)-dependent oxidoreductase yields MESHAYLKELFSLEGLVAVVTGGSSGIGRGIAGALARAGASVVVVARGEAALADTVGALTDEGGRAAWVSADLGDRDGVRAAAEGAVAAFGEPDILVNCAGINLRPPMDELGEEVWDTTMAVNLTAPFLLGQRFGPGMAERGYGRIIHITSQQAHRAFVRSGAYGVSKGALESLARSQAEAWSSSGVTCNTLVPGFVPTPLNARLCAEPGRLEELAARTLTGRNGLPEDFAGAAVFLAGRGSSYVTGQALFVDGGFSVH; encoded by the coding sequence ATGGAATCGCACGCGTATCTGAAGGAACTGTTCTCCCTGGAGGGCCTGGTCGCGGTGGTGACCGGCGGCAGCTCCGGTATCGGCCGGGGGATCGCCGGGGCGCTGGCCCGGGCGGGTGCGTCCGTCGTGGTGGTGGCGCGCGGCGAGGCGGCGCTGGCCGACACCGTCGGGGCGCTGACCGACGAGGGCGGCCGGGCCGCGTGGGTCAGCGCCGACCTCGGCGACCGTGACGGGGTCCGGGCCGCCGCCGAAGGGGCGGTCGCGGCCTTCGGGGAGCCCGACATCCTCGTCAACTGCGCCGGGATCAATCTGCGGCCCCCGATGGACGAGCTGGGCGAGGAGGTGTGGGACACCACGATGGCGGTGAATCTGACGGCGCCGTTCCTGCTGGGGCAGCGCTTCGGGCCCGGCATGGCCGAGCGGGGCTATGGGCGGATCATCCACATCACCTCGCAGCAGGCGCACCGGGCGTTCGTCCGGAGCGGGGCCTACGGCGTCTCCAAGGGGGCGCTGGAGTCGCTGGCCCGTTCGCAGGCCGAGGCGTGGTCGTCGTCCGGGGTCACCTGCAACACGCTCGTTCCCGGGTTCGTCCCGACGCCGCTCAACGCCCGGCTGTGCGCGGAGCCGGGGCGGCTGGAGGAGCTGGCCGCGCGCACCCTGACCGGGCGCAACGGGCTGCCGGAGGACTTCGCGGGCGCGGCGGTGTTCCTGGCGGGCCGGGGCTCCTCCTATGTCACCGGGCAGGCGCTCTTCGTGGACGGCGGATTCTCCGTCCACTGA
- a CDS encoding NADPH-dependent FMN reductase, with translation MSTHQREPLRFLVLSGSGRVGALNTRLAALATETLSARGSSATLATVKEFEVPGYDGDLEAAEGIPKGADRLREALEQSDALVIASPEYNASMPGTVKNLIDWTSRFRPQPFNGRHALVMSASPSMTGGNRGLWSLRVPLEHLGTRVYPDMFSLAQAHTAFTAEGRLGDRVLQERFENTVDDFMSLAEAATHYPCARKAWVEYLGERPDAAIDRTQRGC, from the coding sequence GTGAGTACCCATCAGCGCGAACCCCTGCGATTCCTCGTGCTCTCCGGTTCCGGGCGGGTCGGCGCGCTCAACACCCGGCTGGCCGCGCTCGCCACGGAGACCCTCTCCGCCCGGGGGTCGTCGGCCACCCTGGCCACCGTCAAGGAGTTCGAGGTGCCCGGGTACGACGGGGACCTCGAAGCCGCCGAGGGCATCCCCAAGGGGGCCGATCGGCTCAGGGAGGCGCTGGAGCAGTCCGACGCCCTGGTGATCGCGTCCCCCGAGTACAACGCCTCGATGCCCGGCACGGTCAAGAACCTCATCGACTGGACCTCGCGGTTCAGGCCCCAGCCCTTCAACGGGCGGCATGCCCTGGTGATGTCGGCCTCCCCCTCCATGACCGGGGGCAACCGGGGGCTGTGGTCGCTGAGGGTTCCCCTGGAGCATCTGGGCACACGGGTCTACCCGGACATGTTCTCGCTGGCCCAGGCCCATACCGCGTTCACCGCGGAGGGACGGCTCGGCGACCGGGTGCTCCAGGAGCGGTTCGAGAACACCGTCGACGACTTCATGAGTCTCGCCGAGGCCGCCACGCACTATCCGTGCGCCAGGAAGGCATGGGTCGAGTATCTGGGGGAACGCCCCGACGCCGCCATCGACCGCACCCAGCGGGGGTGCTGA
- a CDS encoding aldo/keto reductase yields the protein MKYRWIGSHPRTRREVSVLSLGAMLFGTLTDEKTSFAILDRYTEAGGTFVDTSNNYAYWHTGGQGGESETVLGRWRRSRGVGDEITIATKLGARPLAPGTGYVENREGLSAATVRRAAEESRERLGMERLHLLYAHIEDPSTPLTETVEGFAALVAEDTVGLLGVSNHWVWKVERARNTAAAAGLPAFEVLQYSHSYLRRRTDQPDALSPDGALGVADGNILSYVRDQPDLALVAYTPLLSGAYTRADKQLSRDLDHAGTPIRLAALADVARETGATASQVVLSWLIGGAVPVIPLVGASSVAQLDESLAAVDLELTAEQRARLDGAY from the coding sequence ATGAAGTACCGCTGGATCGGCAGCCACCCGCGGACCCGCCGCGAGGTCAGCGTGCTGAGCCTGGGGGCGATGCTCTTCGGCACGCTCACCGACGAGAAGACGTCCTTCGCGATCCTCGACCGCTACACCGAGGCGGGCGGGACCTTCGTCGACACGTCCAACAACTACGCCTACTGGCACACCGGCGGGCAGGGCGGGGAGAGCGAGACCGTCCTCGGGCGCTGGCGGCGCAGCCGGGGCGTCGGTGACGAGATCACCATCGCCACCAAGCTGGGCGCCCGGCCGCTGGCCCCCGGCACCGGTTATGTCGAGAACCGCGAGGGGCTGTCCGCCGCGACCGTGCGGCGCGCGGCCGAGGAGAGCCGTGAGCGGCTGGGGATGGAGCGGCTGCACCTGCTCTACGCGCACATCGAGGACCCGTCGACGCCGCTCACCGAGACGGTCGAGGGCTTCGCCGCGCTCGTCGCGGAGGACACCGTCGGTCTGCTCGGCGTCAGCAACCACTGGGTGTGGAAGGTGGAACGGGCGCGGAACACCGCCGCGGCGGCGGGCCTGCCCGCCTTCGAGGTCCTCCAGTACTCGCACAGCTATCTCCGCCGCCGCACGGACCAGCCGGACGCGCTCTCGCCGGACGGGGCCCTCGGCGTCGCGGACGGCAACATCCTCAGCTATGTGCGGGACCAGCCGGATCTGGCGCTGGTCGCGTACACCCCACTGCTGAGCGGGGCGTACACCCGTGCGGACAAGCAGCTCAGCCGGGACCTCGACCACGCCGGTACCCCGATCCGGCTGGCGGCCCTCGCGGACGTCGCCCGGGAGACCGGCGCCACGGCCTCCCAGGTGGTTCTGTCCTGGCTGATCGGCGGGGCGGTACCGGTCATTCCGCTGGTCGGGGCCTCATCCGTCGCCCAGCTCGACGAGTCCCTGGCCGCGGTCGACCTGGAGCTGACGGCGGAGCAGCGGGCGCGGCTCGACGGGGCGTACTGA
- a CDS encoding DUF4291 domain-containing protein has product MVALRQIRAQYDDRTIVVYQAYSSAIAEPALRAGTFVPPFSFGRMTWIKPSFLWLMHRSNWARKPGQERILAVRITREGWEEALSQAVLTTSHPDRVAQAPVHVQWDPERSLRGAALNHYSIQVGVGRGLIERYAKEWVVGITEVTSQARKAAELAQGGRAEKAKRLLPPERPYPVPRATAQRLDIDG; this is encoded by the coding sequence ATGGTTGCTCTGCGTCAGATCCGTGCCCAGTACGACGACCGGACGATAGTGGTCTATCAGGCCTACTCGTCCGCCATCGCCGAACCGGCCCTCCGGGCCGGGACCTTCGTTCCGCCGTTCTCCTTCGGGCGCATGACCTGGATCAAGCCCTCGTTCCTCTGGCTCATGCACCGCAGCAACTGGGCCCGGAAGCCCGGACAGGAGCGCATTCTCGCCGTGCGCATCACCCGCGAGGGCTGGGAGGAGGCCCTGTCCCAGGCGGTCCTGACGACCTCTCACCCCGACCGGGTCGCCCAGGCCCCCGTCCATGTCCAGTGGGACCCGGAGCGCTCGCTGCGCGGTGCCGCGCTCAATCACTACAGCATCCAGGTCGGCGTCGGCCGGGGGCTGATCGAGCGGTACGCCAAGGAGTGGGTCGTCGGGATCACCGAGGTCACCTCCCAGGCCCGCAAGGCGGCGGAACTGGCCCAGGGCGGCCGGGCCGAGAAGGCGAAGCGGCTGCTTCCGCCCGAGCGCCCCTATCCGGTGCCCCGGGCCACGGCGCAGCGGCTCGACATCGACGGCTGA
- a CDS encoding S8 family peptidase produces METTRHTSHSSPTRTRRRLAPLGAAVAGALTLGLLTALPATAAPEPREGRIVDAGAAGAIKNSYIVTLRDGEVRAASAKGRALAKAYGATIKRTYTTALNGYAVQLSEARAKRLAADPAVASVAQDQTVSIQATQSNPPSWGLDRIDQKRLPLDRSYTYPDGAGEGTTAYIIDTGVRVSHSEFGGRAVDGYDAVDNDNVAQDGNGHGTHVAGTVAGASYGVAKKARIVGVRVLNNSGSGTTAQVVAGVDWVARNAVKPAVANMSLGGGANTTIDTAVRRAIAAGVTFAVAAGNSNANASGFSPARVGEAITVGSTTSTDARSSFSNYGAVLDLFAPGSSIASAWHTGDTATNTISGTSMAAPHVAGAAAIYLGSNPSATPAQVSSALVAASSTGVVTNPGAGSPNRLLNVTG; encoded by the coding sequence ATGGAAACGACGCGTCACACCAGCCACTCCAGCCCCACCCGTACCCGGCGTCGGCTTGCCCCGCTGGGCGCGGCCGTCGCCGGAGCGCTCACCCTGGGCCTGCTGACCGCCCTTCCCGCGACCGCCGCCCCCGAGCCGCGCGAGGGCCGGATCGTCGACGCGGGCGCCGCCGGTGCGATCAAGAACAGCTATATCGTCACGCTCCGGGACGGCGAGGTCCGTGCCGCTTCCGCGAAGGGCCGGGCGCTGGCCAAGGCGTACGGCGCCACGATCAAGCGGACCTACACCACCGCCCTCAACGGCTACGCCGTCCAGCTCTCCGAGGCACGGGCGAAGCGGCTCGCCGCCGACCCGGCGGTCGCCTCCGTCGCGCAGGACCAGACCGTCAGCATTCAGGCCACCCAGAGCAACCCGCCCTCCTGGGGCCTGGACCGCATCGACCAGAAGCGGCTTCCGCTGGACCGTTCGTACACCTACCCGGACGGTGCGGGCGAGGGCACCACCGCGTACATCATCGACACCGGTGTGCGCGTCTCCCACAGCGAGTTCGGCGGGCGGGCCGTCGACGGCTACGACGCCGTGGACAACGACAACGTCGCCCAGGACGGCAACGGCCACGGCACCCATGTCGCGGGCACCGTCGCGGGCGCCTCCTACGGCGTCGCCAAGAAGGCCCGGATCGTCGGCGTGCGGGTCCTCAACAACAGCGGCTCCGGCACCACCGCGCAGGTCGTGGCCGGTGTCGACTGGGTGGCCCGCAACGCGGTCAAGCCCGCGGTCGCCAATATGAGCCTCGGTGGCGGCGCCAACACCACCATCGACACGGCGGTCCGCCGGGCCATCGCCGCCGGTGTCACCTTCGCGGTGGCGGCGGGCAACAGCAACGCCAACGCCTCCGGCTTCTCCCCGGCGCGGGTCGGCGAGGCCATCACCGTCGGCTCCACGACCAGTACCGACGCCCGTTCCAGCTTCTCCAACTACGGCGCGGTCCTGGACCTCTTCGCCCCGGGCAGCTCCATAGCCTCCGCCTGGCACACGGGTGACACCGCGACCAACACCATCTCCGGCACCTCGATGGCGGCACCCCATGTCGCGGGCGCGGCGGCGATCTACCTGGGCTCCAACCCGTCCGCCACTCCGGCGCAGGTCTCCTCGGCGCTCGTCGCGGCCTCCAGCACCGGGGTCGTCACCAACCCGGGCGCGGGCTCGCCCAACCGTCTGCTGAACGTCACCGGCTGA
- a CDS encoding acyl-CoA thioesterase/bile acid-CoA:amino acid N-acyltransferase family protein, which yields MKRTRITGLPGTVVLALLVTACSGGSPSERADRPAVITVDRESALVDEAVTIRVSGLRAGEKVTVTAETDDAGGVTWTGRATFTADRTGAVDPARAKPSAGTYRAADAMGLFWSMEPEQGSAAASVFVSDVLQRPVDTVRVTARAEGRPDAHRDLARRWTAEGVESRVLRLTDDKVAGRLFLPPDGRARRAPVLVFGGSEGGVGGIGAAALLASRGHAALALCYFGCPGLPDTLKEVPLEYFATAARTLGRLSGDGQERMAVMGTSRGSEAAQHLAQNHPELIRDAVVYGPGDRYHQGFPDGTRPAWTLRDRPVRPGPIALDRVRGTVLAIAGGEDALWDAAEMSAAIARRSGESGRHRALIYPEAGHAVGSYPYVPAGTEVVHPVDKVSFSLGGTRAADAHARADAWPQVLSLIGR from the coding sequence ATGAAACGCACGAGGATCACGGGACTGCCGGGGACGGTGGTTCTGGCTCTGCTGGTCACGGCCTGCTCCGGCGGCTCTCCGTCCGAACGCGCCGACCGGCCCGCCGTCATCACCGTCGACCGGGAGTCGGCGCTGGTGGACGAGGCGGTGACGATACGCGTCAGCGGTCTGCGCGCGGGCGAGAAGGTGACGGTCACCGCCGAGACCGACGATGCCGGCGGAGTGACCTGGACCGGCCGGGCGACCTTCACGGCGGACCGGACCGGCGCGGTGGACCCGGCCCGGGCGAAGCCCTCGGCCGGGACCTATCGCGCGGCCGACGCCATGGGGCTGTTCTGGTCAATGGAACCCGAGCAGGGCTCCGCCGCCGCATCCGTCTTCGTCAGCGACGTTCTCCAGCGGCCCGTGGACACCGTCAGGGTCACGGCCCGTGCCGAGGGGCGGCCCGACGCCCACCGGGACCTCGCCCGCCGCTGGACGGCCGAGGGTGTGGAGAGCCGTGTCCTGCGGCTCACGGACGACAAGGTCGCGGGGCGGCTCTTCCTGCCCCCGGACGGCCGGGCCCGCCGGGCCCCGGTGCTGGTGTTCGGCGGTTCCGAGGGCGGCGTCGGCGGCATCGGCGCCGCGGCCCTGCTGGCCTCCCGCGGCCATGCGGCGCTCGCGCTCTGCTACTTCGGCTGCCCCGGTCTGCCCGACACGCTCAAGGAGGTACCGCTGGAGTACTTCGCCACCGCGGCCCGGACGCTGGGCCGGCTGTCCGGGGACGGACAGGAGCGGATGGCGGTCATGGGGACCTCGCGCGGGTCCGAAGCGGCGCAGCACCTGGCCCAGAACCACCCGGAGCTGATCCGGGACGCGGTCGTGTACGGGCCGGGCGACCGCTATCACCAGGGCTTCCCCGACGGCACCCGGCCCGCCTGGACGCTGAGGGACCGGCCGGTCCGGCCGGGGCCGATCGCGCTCGACCGGGTGCGCGGCACGGTGCTGGCGATCGCGGGCGGCGAGGACGCCCTGTGGGACGCGGCGGAGATGTCCGCCGCCATCGCCCGGCGGAGCGGGGAGTCGGGCCGGCACCGGGCCCTGATCTATCCGGAGGCGGGGCACGCCGTGGGGTCGTACCCCTATGTCCCGGCGGGGACCGAGGTCGTCCACCCGGTCGACAAGGTCTCCTTCTCCCTCGGCGGCACCCGGGCGGCGGACGCCCACGCCCGGGCCGACGCCTGGCCGCAGGTCCTCTCCCTCATCGGCCGCTGA
- a CDS encoding carbonic anhydrase, translating to MTVNVEQNRLEENVTVAASHGTLRRSMLRAAVGGASALGALGVLGSGTATAASPLHTPPSPASSPPTRPVRTPRAALQALLDGNRRWRTSTQRHPNEDPAARRRAIAGQAPFAVVLGCIDSRVPPEHVFDQGLGDLLTPRSAGQVLDESVIGSVEYGVVALRIPLVVVLGHQSCGAVKSAIEIEQTGEQLPGSIQYIAERIWPAIDQTQQGDARLNATTDANALMIRDQLAALPTLATRIAAGQLSVVSARYELTDQSVRLLP from the coding sequence ATGACAGTAAACGTCGAGCAAAATCGCCTTGAAGAAAACGTGACCGTCGCCGCCTCCCACGGCACCCTGCGCCGGAGCATGCTCCGCGCGGCCGTCGGCGGAGCCTCCGCCCTCGGCGCCCTGGGTGTCCTGGGCTCCGGAACGGCGACGGCCGCGTCCCCCCTCCACACACCCCCCTCCCCCGCCTCGTCGCCTCCGACGAGGCCCGTCCGCACACCCCGCGCAGCGCTCCAGGCGCTCCTCGACGGCAACCGCCGCTGGCGCACCTCCACCCAACGGCACCCCAACGAGGATCCGGCGGCCCGGCGCAGAGCCATCGCCGGGCAGGCGCCGTTCGCGGTCGTGCTCGGCTGCATCGACTCCCGGGTCCCGCCGGAGCACGTCTTCGACCAGGGCCTCGGGGATCTGCTGACCCCGCGCTCGGCGGGCCAGGTGCTCGACGAGTCCGTCATCGGCAGTGTCGAGTACGGCGTCGTCGCCCTCCGCATACCGCTCGTCGTGGTGCTCGGCCACCAGTCCTGCGGCGCGGTCAAGTCCGCGATCGAGATCGAGCAGACCGGCGAGCAGCTCCCCGGGAGCATCCAGTACATCGCGGAGCGCATCTGGCCCGCGATCGACCAGACCCAGCAGGGCGACGCGCGGCTGAACGCGACCACCGACGCCAACGCCCTGATGATCCGGGACCAGTTGGCTGCCCTGCCCACCCTCGCGACCCGGATCGCGGCGGGACAGCTCTCCGTGGTGAGCGCGCGGTACGAACTCACCGACCAGTCGGTGCGGCTGCTGCCCTGA
- a CDS encoding cytochrome P450 family protein: MTGTGTRVAPALSSDGGERLYSQLHELRSAGPAVRVELPEGVVAWSVTRGDVVRQLATHPHLSRDARGIWPNYRPGAVAWLYTWVDTRSMATSEGQEHKRLRKMIGPVFGPRRLQNLRPSIEATVDGLLQGLAAEDPREPLDIRARFAHEVPTRVMCDFFGVPEDQRPFMLKFLGMALQTGGTPESARRTEQGVKTAMRRLIAAKRADPGDDMTSLLLTEHEGDQLTEDELISTLNLMMGAGTQTTVALLVHAIQELVTHRDQLAAALADPSRWDHVVEETLRLHPPVVHLPLRFATADIDLGEGAVIAAGDAVILGFGAEGRDPAIHDRAEEFDLDRADKTHLAFGHGAHYCLGAPLARLEAAVALPALFTRFPRMALADSEAVPVPHLSFIANDMGGLNVRLDGGGAAG, translated from the coding sequence ATGACCGGCACCGGGACCCGGGTGGCACCGGCACTCTCCAGCGACGGGGGCGAACGCCTCTACTCCCAGCTCCACGAGCTGCGTTCGGCGGGGCCCGCGGTCCGCGTCGAGCTGCCCGAGGGTGTCGTCGCCTGGTCCGTCACCCGCGGGGACGTCGTCAGACAGCTCGCCACCCACCCCCATCTCTCCCGGGACGCGCGGGGCATCTGGCCAAACTACCGGCCGGGCGCGGTCGCCTGGCTCTACACCTGGGTCGACACCCGCTCCATGGCGACCAGTGAGGGCCAGGAGCACAAACGGCTGCGGAAGATGATCGGCCCGGTCTTCGGCCCCCGCAGACTCCAGAACCTGCGGCCGAGCATCGAGGCGACCGTCGACGGGCTGCTCCAGGGACTGGCGGCCGAGGACCCCCGCGAACCCCTCGACATCCGGGCCCGGTTCGCCCACGAGGTGCCCACCCGGGTGATGTGCGACTTCTTCGGCGTGCCCGAGGACCAGCGCCCGTTCATGCTGAAGTTCCTGGGGATGGCCCTCCAGACCGGAGGCACCCCGGAGTCGGCCCGGCGCACGGAGCAGGGGGTCAAGACCGCCATGCGGCGGCTCATCGCGGCCAAGCGGGCCGACCCGGGCGACGACATGACCAGTCTGCTGCTGACGGAGCACGAGGGGGACCAGCTCACCGAGGATGAGCTGATCTCCACCCTCAATCTGATGATGGGCGCCGGGACCCAGACCACGGTCGCCCTGCTCGTCCACGCGATCCAGGAGCTGGTCACCCACCGCGACCAGCTCGCCGCCGCCCTCGCCGACCCGTCCCGCTGGGACCATGTCGTCGAGGAGACCCTGCGGCTCCATCCGCCGGTCGTCCATCTGCCGCTGCGCTTCGCCACCGCGGACATCGACCTCGGCGAGGGAGCGGTGATCGCCGCGGGGGACGCCGTCATCCTGGGCTTCGGGGCGGAGGGCCGGGACCCCGCGATCCACGACCGGGCGGAGGAATTCGACCTGGACCGGGCGGACAAGACCCATCTCGCCTTCGGGCACGGCGCCCACTACTGCCTCGGCGCGCCGCTCGCCCGGCTGGAGGCGGCGGTCGCCCTGCCCGCGCTCTTCACCCGCTTCCCCAGGATGGCCCTGGCCGACTCCGAGGCCGTTCCGGTGCCGCACCTCTCCTTCATCGCCAATGACATGGGCGGGCTGAACGTCCGGCTCGACGGCGGTGGGGCAGCGGGCTGA
- a CDS encoding prenyltransferase produces MATTDIAPPASMSPLKAFILLGRFKFLFQSLLVVCMGVTAAQHDGADLDLGWAAGILLFAWVVHLMTHYCNEYFDLEADRANEAPTSWTGGSRILVRGLLPPIVSLGASFVLLFVAMFIAAAMPDTPSRLMAVTILVGAWFYTAPPLKFNYRALGEFICALTLYGLGPLLVFRLQAGPFSRTVAVCVAVIFCFQFLRMAVMNLADVDGDRRVGKITLAVRFGPRAVVRLFVFAQVLLYAVLVLIVALSAVPLLPGLALLATFPVPLWVGTRLWRGALADPRRANAVTFWSSMHMPATSVAVMVGLLADMFAGGDAPDTRWSVVCGASLAFFAVWFTRTVRRAAAEARRADG; encoded by the coding sequence ATGGCCACCACTGACATCGCCCCACCCGCGTCCATGTCACCGCTGAAAGCCTTCATCCTCCTCGGACGCTTCAAATTCCTCTTCCAGAGCCTGCTCGTCGTCTGTATGGGAGTGACGGCCGCCCAGCACGACGGGGCGGACCTCGACCTCGGATGGGCGGCGGGGATCCTCCTGTTCGCGTGGGTCGTCCATCTGATGACGCACTACTGCAACGAGTACTTCGACCTGGAGGCCGACCGCGCCAACGAGGCACCCACGTCATGGACGGGCGGCAGCCGCATCCTGGTGCGCGGGCTGCTGCCGCCGATAGTGAGCCTGGGCGCGTCCTTCGTCCTGCTCTTCGTCGCGATGTTCATCGCCGCCGCCATGCCCGACACCCCGTCCCGGCTGATGGCGGTGACGATCCTGGTGGGCGCCTGGTTCTACACGGCCCCGCCGCTGAAGTTCAACTACCGTGCGCTCGGCGAGTTCATCTGCGCGCTCACGCTCTACGGCCTCGGCCCGCTGCTCGTCTTCCGGCTCCAGGCGGGCCCCTTCTCCCGGACCGTGGCCGTCTGCGTGGCGGTGATCTTCTGCTTCCAGTTCCTGCGCATGGCGGTGATGAACCTCGCCGACGTGGACGGGGACCGCCGCGTCGGGAAGATCACGCTCGCCGTCCGCTTCGGCCCGCGTGCCGTGGTCCGGCTCTTCGTCTTCGCGCAGGTGCTGCTCTACGCGGTGCTCGTCCTGATCGTCGCACTCTCCGCCGTCCCGCTGCTGCCGGGTCTCGCGCTGCTGGCGACGTTCCCGGTCCCGCTGTGGGTGGGCACCCGGCTCTGGCGCGGGGCGCTCGCCGACCCCCGGCGGGCCAACGCGGTGACCTTCTGGTCCTCCATGCACATGCCCGCCACCAGCGTGGCCGTCATGGTCGGACTGCTCGCCGACATGTTCGCCGGAGGCGATGCCCCGGACACCCGCTGGTCGGTCGTCTGCGGGGCCTCGCTCGCCTTCTTCGCGGTCTGGTTCACCCGGACCGTCCGCCGGGCCGCCGCCGAGGCGCGGCGGGCTGACGGCTGA
- a CDS encoding nucleoside deaminase, which produces MAKRKKFMAEAARLATESVVNGWGGPFGAVITKNDEIVARGQNRVLLTGDPTAHGEVEAIRKAIQVLNPWAPSIPETHQNTSTLKLIRAEPSDLLPKRARMLKGCEIYTSGAPCPMCMSAIYWSRCDAVYFSCDLNATAKIGFSDEYQYEDFKKPLHERSIRIEHCYPELGAAAYRAWSDKPNHHPY; this is translated from the coding sequence ATGGCGAAGCGGAAGAAGTTCATGGCGGAGGCGGCACGGCTGGCGACCGAGTCGGTGGTCAACGGCTGGGGCGGTCCGTTCGGCGCGGTGATCACCAAGAACGACGAGATCGTCGCCCGGGGTCAGAACCGGGTGCTGCTGACCGGTGACCCGACCGCGCACGGCGAGGTGGAGGCGATCCGCAAGGCGATCCAGGTGCTGAACCCCTGGGCTCCATCCATCCCGGAGACGCACCAGAACACCAGCACGCTCAAGCTCATCCGCGCCGAGCCCTCCGACCTGCTGCCCAAGCGGGCCCGGATGCTCAAGGGCTGCGAGATCTACACCAGCGGAGCACCCTGCCCGATGTGCATGAGCGCCATCTACTGGTCGCGGTGCGACGCCGTCTACTTCAGCTGCGATCTGAACGCCACCGCGAAGATCGGCTTCAGTGACGAGTACCAGTACGAGGACTTCAAGAAGCCGCTGCACGAACGGAGCATCCGGATCGAGCACTGCTACCCCGAGCTGGGGGCCGCCGCGTACCGGGCGTGGAGCGACAAGCCGAACCACCACCCCTACTGA
- a CDS encoding metallophosphoesterase family protein — protein MPHTPYTPPGPAAPAAPTDTTAPAAGPRLLAVSDLHVGMRENRAITESLHPTHEGDWLLVAGDVAETTADIGWALGLLADRFARVVWAPGNHELWTPRDDTVDLRGEERYRHLVELCRGLGVLTPEDPWPVWTGPGGPVAVAPLFLLYDYSWRVPGVTTKEESLARAHETGVVCTDEFLLHPDPYPGRDAWCRARVAATLRRLEAHDPAVPLVLVNHYPLVRDPTDVLWHPEFAQWCGTELTADWHRRFRTEVMVYGHLHIPRTTRYDGVRFEEVSIGYPREWRKRGHPLGLLRQILPHPRPADGQAPPPGTAAGDGTPGAPA, from the coding sequence ATGCCGCACACGCCGTACACACCGCCCGGCCCCGCCGCCCCGGCCGCGCCCACGGACACGACCGCCCCGGCGGCCGGGCCCCGGCTGCTCGCGGTGAGCGATCTGCATGTGGGCATGCGCGAGAACCGGGCCATCACCGAGTCGCTGCACCCCACCCACGAGGGGGACTGGCTGCTCGTGGCCGGGGACGTCGCCGAGACGACCGCCGACATCGGCTGGGCGCTGGGCCTGCTGGCCGACCGCTTCGCCCGCGTGGTCTGGGCCCCGGGCAACCATGAGCTGTGGACCCCGCGCGACGACACGGTGGATCTGCGCGGCGAGGAGCGCTACCGCCATCTCGTGGAGCTGTGCCGGGGGTTGGGCGTGCTGACCCCCGAGGACCCCTGGCCGGTGTGGACCGGTCCCGGCGGCCCCGTCGCGGTGGCCCCGCTCTTTCTGCTGTACGACTACAGCTGGCGGGTGCCGGGCGTCACGACCAAGGAGGAGTCGCTCGCGCGGGCGCACGAGACAGGGGTGGTGTGCACGGACGAGTTCCTGCTCCACCCGGACCCCTACCCGGGCCGCGACGCCTGGTGCCGCGCCCGGGTCGCGGCGACGCTGCGGCGGCTCGAAGCGCACGACCCCGCCGTCCCGCTGGTGCTGGTGAACCACTATCCGCTGGTGCGCGACCCCACCGATGTGCTCTGGCACCCCGAGTTCGCCCAGTGGTGCGGCACCGAGCTGACCGCCGACTGGCACCGCAGATTCCGTACCGAGGTCATGGTCTACGGCCATCTGCACATCCCCCGGACCACGCGGTACGACGGGGTGCGCTTCGAGGAGGTGTCCATCGGGTACCCGCGCGAGTGGCGCAAGCGGGGCCACCCCCTGGGGCTGCTGCGGCAGATCCTCCCCCACCCGCGGCCCGCGGACGGCCAGGCACCGCCGCCGGGGACGGCCGCGGGGGACGGCACCCCGGGGGCCCCGGCGTGA